The genome window ACGCCCGCAACTGGCTGGAGTTCAGTCTTCTATCCTGCGCTCTGGCCAATTGCTCCTCCCGCCGTGAAAGAAACTGCAATTCGTCTGTCAACTGCGGGCAGTCGTACGACATATACTTGCTTTCTGAAACTTGGGTGCCTTTGACCTCTGCCGGAGGCGTGGTCATCATGCAGCCGCCGAGGCCGAGAACCAGGAGAAGGGCAGGCAGAAAGTAGCGCATTGGTGCTCCGTTGTTCATAGTGTCAGGAACTATCGCCAAGGTGCCGCGAAGGAAAGCAGCCGTGCTGACGGCCTTTATTGCCTGATCTGAAATGCGTGAATGGTTGAACTGGTGCCCGACAGCTAAATAACTAGCTCCGTATCACATTGAAATGTTGTTGCAAAATTGGGATGTGTTTTTCTTGTTGCCCCCAAAGTTGCCCCCGTTTTTTTCCGTTGCCCTATAGGTTGGGTCATCCTTTTTTTGGGGAACGGCACCAGATTGCTACCATTTAAGCTGCTCAATGGAAAGCTCCAAGGCGGCGGAAACTTTTTTCAAGGTGCTCATACGAGGCTTGGCTTCCGGTGCCTCCACCTGGGCAAAGGCGGATTGCGATACCTCCATGCGGGCGGCCACCTCAGCTTGGGTCAGACCCAAGTATTCCCGCCAGGCGCGAATAGGGGATATCTGCTCTTTGAGCACACGGGCGGCCACTTCATGGGGTACCGTAGGCTCGTTTGCCTCTTGTGCGGTGGACCCGGCAAAGGCGGCGGCGTATTCGTCATAGGGCACCACCACGGCCACGGGCACGCCCTGGTGTGTGATAACCTGATGATTAGTAGGTATGTTCATCGCGTTTCTTGACCTCCTCTATGCGAACAACCAGGGGGATTCCCGCATGGACGGTGAACAAAACTCGGTAGCGTCCCACGCGCAGCCGGTAGCCGGGCTTGCCTTGCAGAGCCTTTACCTGTTCCACGTTCGGCCAGTCCCGCAAAGTCTCCACGGCATCGGCGATATTGCCTTGCTCCACCGCCGGGAGCTTGCGCGTCTGGCGAAGGGCCTTGGTTGTCCACTCGATATTGTTCATAAGTTTTTATAAGTAATAATAAACATGAGGTCAAGGTGCCGGAGCGAACTCACTTTCCCAGCATTGAGCCGTGGCGAATAAGCAGCCCCGGAGGCAGGACAGATGGTAACGCACCTTGCCTGTCCTGCCCTCTTTCCCGCATTGCCCGATGATGTGCGATGGTAAAGAAGCGACGCGCACGGCCCATTTACGTTGCCTTTCGTTGGAACATGCCACGAATGGGCAATCTGGTGCCCAGGTGACGGCATCAGGCCGGAAGGCGGCGCTTCCCATAGCAACCACGTTCACCAGGTGCCCGGCCTCCTGGGCAATGCCGGTGTCCGCCGCAATGTACAGCATGGGCAAATTGTACAGCCCGAGCATGTTCACGTGGCGGTTCGTGAGAAGATAGAGCGCGATGAACTGCGTGGATGCGCCGAGTTTACGCATCTCCTTACCTGTGCGGCCATACCAGAATTGGGGCGAGATTTTAGAGTAGTCACGCATGGTGTGCGAGTCCTCCGGGGAGGGGGAAGTTGTGCAGGGTGGGCAACCGGTGGGCAACCAATAGAAATAAGAGGCAGGAAAACGCAAAAAAGGACACGCGAATAACCGCATATCCTTTTAAATAACTGGTGTCCCCGACAAGAATCGAACTTGTGGCCTATCGCTTAGGAGGCGATCGCTCTGTCCAACTGAGCTACGGGGACACGTGGACTTGAGTATAGTTCAAAGCCCTGTCTGTCAAGAGCCGGTTCGGGCCGGAGACGGTTGCCCCCGGCGCCGCGCGGAGCCTGTTAACAGGGTTTGCCCTTGCGGATGTCGTACTTTACGGTTCCACAGGGGCAGACCGCATGGTAGCAGTCCGCCGCCGGGTCAAAGTCGAGATCCGGGGTAAATACGTCGAACCGGGTCACGATGATCCAGGGATAGATGGCGTTGACCGCCGTAAGGCAGACCGGCCCTGTTGTCCGTTCATAGTTGATGATCGGGCCGTCCAGGATCATTTTGCTGCCCTTGGGCATTTTCGGGCACTCGGACTCCGTCACTTCAATTTCGATCGTTCTGTTTGCCGCCGCGCATTGGCAGTGGCAATCGCAGTTGGTTGTCATAGCGGTTCTCCTTGTACCGGATTGTTTTACCCAATTCAGTTACCGGGGCGCATCCCGGCGGCAATTTTGGGCAATTGTGTTTGCTCGAGCTTGTGGCTGCAAAGGACGACGCCCGCTGTGATGCAAAGTGTCAGCACAACGGTAAGCAGGATGCAGAGCCACGGTGAAAAGACGTTCAGCGTGTCCAGCCCCATGAAAACAAGAAGAACCGTGGGGGCATGGAAAAGGTAAAAACGGAAGGTGTTCTTTTCAAAAAACGCGTAGACGCCTGAAGCCTTTTTGGCCGGGAAGCCGATGCGGACGAACAGGAGGCTCAGCTGGTACGTGAGCAGCGCGCCAAGAACGCCGAGCAGCCAGGACAGCAGAAAATGCCCATGGCCGGCGGGCAGCAAAATGAGGAAGGCCGCCGCCGTCAGGGGGAAGATTTTTGCAAAATTTTTCCACAGGAAGGTGTCCAGCCAGTCGCGATGCCGATAGGCCAGCATGCCGCAATATACGAACAGGATGGGGCCGGCGGACTCATTGAAGCAATACCAGGTCAGATTTTTGCCGGCGACGCGCAGCACGATGGCGGCAACAACGGCAAGGCCGATCCCCGCGAGGTCACGGGCAGGCACAACGGGGGATTCCCAATGCAGCCTGAACCACTCGGGATTGGCCCAGGCGGGTTTCAGGCTTTCCGCTTTTTCCCGGGCCTTTTCAAGCCAGGGAGCAAGGCCGGGTTTTGTGAACGCGGCGGGAAAGGCCGGATCCGGCGTGCGCTCCAGAAGGGGGCGGCAGATCATCCAGAAGAGCGAGGCCCAGAAAAGAACGAGCAGAAACCAGAGATGGTCGGTAAAACGGCCTTGCAACCCGGCGAGCAGGGTACCGCCGAACGACGTCCCGGCCGGGCGGTTGTAGGCGGGAATGTCAAACAGCGTGTACAGCGGGACGAGCCAGAACAGCATTACCAGAAACCAGGGAGCGAGCAGCCTGTGGATGCGTTTTTCCAGCAGCGCGCTGAAGGCGGGACCGCTTTGCATGGTTTTTTCCAGCAAAAAACCCGATGCGAAAATGAAGGAGGGAACCAGCGCGAAGGAGAGCGCCGTTGCGATATAGTCCCCGCCGGCAGCCTGGGTATCCGCGTAAAGCTTCCAGAAGGAAGACGGGGTCTGCGTTGTGAACGGAAGCAGCGCGTGGAAGACGATGATGCCGAAGAGGCACACGGTTTTTTGCAGGGTTATTTGCGGGTGGTGCATGATTCTCCTTCCTTGGGGCGGGCGGTATTGTTGTCCGGCCGCAGCGATTGTTCCAGTGATGCTTCCAAAGAGACCAACAGGGTCTGCAGCCGCTCCTGCACCCGTACAGTGCCGGAAGCCGCTCCCTTTATGGGCTGTACATGTTTTGCCAGTGCCACCATGACCGGGGCCTTGGGGTCGTCTTTGCGCCAGCTTTTCAACCCTACCAGCGCGGCGGCCTCCCGGAGGGTCCGCTCGGGAACCTCCTGGGCGGCATGGTCGCGGCGCAGCAACAGGTGGGCGCTCGGGCCGTCCTCTACGTGAAACCACAAATCGAACGGCCTGGCAAGCTTGAGCAACGCCCGGTTGCCTTCGGCGCTGCGGCCCCGCCATAAGGCGAAGCCGTCCGATGACACAAATTCCTGTATCAGCGACGGGGAGAATACCGTCTTTTTCCCCGTTTTCGGAGACGCTTTTTCCGGCAGCGGCCGCGCGGCGGCAGCCGGGGGCGGCGTATCCCGCAGAAGCGCGAGCCGCGCATCAAGCATGGCAAGGCCGCGCGCGGCTTTGGAGGCTTTCCGGAACATGGCCTGCATATTTTCCGTAACGGACATCAGGGAATTGAGCCGGATGGTCACCGTCTCGCCCTTGGGGGCGGCGGGATCGGCGGGCTTTGCGGGATCACGCGGCAGGGTGACGGCTTCAAGGCGCGCGTCCGGCTGCAATCGCCAGAGATTGGCTTGCAGCAGGCGGGCTTCGTCTCCTAAAAGGAGCATGGCGGCAAGCCTGTTTTTTTCCGTTTCCAGCGTAGCCAGGAGGCGTTTGTGCCGCCGCAGGGCGGATTTATCCTGTTTGATCGCGGGGGATTGCGTCTGGGCCTTGGCGCCGGCAAGCAGGAGAGGGAGCTGCATGGCTTCCAGCAGAGGCAGAACGGTCCCGGCCTCGGCGGGCGTTGCCGACTCCGCCATCCCGGCGCTTTCCTCGGCGCCGGGCGGCAGGGGCCAGGCGCAGACATGGCGGGGAGGCATGCTGTCCTCCGAAAGTGCCGAAGGGGCGGCGGGGGCGTACCAGAACAGATCGCCGTCGCCGGCTTCAAGGTCGACAAGAAGGGCGGCGGCATCTTCCGGGCTCAGAAGGGCGAGCGTCCGCCGCAGAAGCGGCGTAAGAACGCGGAACGCTTCCCACGGCGCATCGTGCTCGCCGTTTTGCCGCAAAAGCGCGGGGATATCCGCCGGCGCGGGCCATGGGGGAGGCGTGGAAAAATCCGGCGGCAGGCTTTCCAGAATGGCGGGGCCGTTTTTGCAATCCAGCAGCAGCCAGAAACAGCCGGACTCACCTTCGGGGTGGGGCAGGGCAAAGGCCAGCTGCCGTTCCACCCAATTGCAGCGGGCCTCGCCGAGAATTCGCCCTTCGGCGTATTTGCGCAACCGCATGACGGCGGCGGGGGGAAAGGCCGGGTTGGGAAGGGGAGATCTTTCCGTTATAAAAAGAAGGGGAACGGAACGGTGCCTGCGGCAAAGCAGGCACCGTTTTTCACCGGAAACATAGAGAGAAAAGGCCGTGACGCCCGGAACGGGCTCATGAATGCGCTCAAGACGCGCTTTGCACAGCACTTGGGCAAGAATGGCGCCAACGCGGCGAAAAACATGTGCGTCCATATCCGGCTCTGCCGGAAAAAGACGGTGCGCCGGCGGCAGAAGGCGTTAATCGCCGCGCAATTGTTCGTCTTCTTCCTGCTTGCTTTTGCAGTTGATGCACAGTTTGGTGACAGGCCGCGCTTTGAGGCGGGGAACGCCGATCTCTTCGCCGCAGTCTTCACAAATGCCGTATGTGCCGTTATCCAGGCGCGTCAGGGCACCGCGGATTTTTTTGATCAGTTTGCGCTCGCGGTCGCGGATGCGCAAGGTAAAAGCCCGGTCAGACTCCATTGTGGCGCGGTCCGCGGGGTCGGCGAATATTTCGGTGTTATCCGTCATATCCTCCAGCGTCATATCGCCCTGTTTCAGGGCTTCCTCCAATTGTCCGTTCAAAAGCGTACGGAAGTATTCAAGGTCTTTTTGATCCATGGTAACCCTCCAGAGCCGGGCAGGAACCCGTCGTATCGAACCGGATACGTATAACCCCTTTTTCAGAAAAGTAAAGGGAAAAACACGCAAGGTTACAGATACTTCATTAGTGCGCCAAGGCGAAAGGAGTTTGAGGGGCCGGCGGGGTTGTCGGCGTAGCGGCTGCCTGCTCCTCGCGCTTGGCGGTTAAGGTTATTTGTGTGAATATACTGTAGAGGGGCGAAAAAGAATAGAGGATATTGCCGAAAGTCTCCTATCGTAAACCATATATTCGGAAGAAGATCATGCGTGTTGCGCACCGTGTTTCATAGATAATGAAACAATGAAACGCATTGCAGGTTGCCATTATGCAAAAAATATTTAATATCAAATAGATATAGTGAATATGCATCTCGGCATATGATTTGCTTTCGTCGTTCCGCCAAAAGGAAGTATTATCCGGCAACGGATACCCGTCCCCCGGAAATTTTTCCGCGAGGAGAGGGCTTTGGCAGTGTGAGGAGTTACCGAATAGAGAAAAGCTTATTAACCGTTCCCTTGGGAGGATTGCCGATGCGTAAAATCTTTATAACAACTGTCCTGATGGCCGCCATGCTGTTCGCCGGTTCCGCCTTTGCGGCAAAAACCTTTATCCGCATCAGCACCAGCACGGTGGGCGGCGGGTTTTACCTGATCGGCAATACCATCGCCCAACTCGGCCAGGTGAAAATGGCCGACGAGATGAACTTCACGGCCGTTACCGGCGGCAGCATCAAAAACATGATGAACCTGGAAAAAGGGGAATGTGAGCTCGGGCTTACCCAATCCTCCACCCTTGCTCTGGGCATCGCGGGGGAGGCCCCTTTCAAAGCCCCGCTGAAAAAACTGCGGTACGTCACGTCCATCTACCCCATGCCCGCGCATATCTTGATAAACAAGCGCTCCGGCATCAAGAGCGTTGCCGACTTCAAGGGCAAGCGCATTGACTACGGCTCCGTGGGACAGGGGATTGAAACGAACGTGCGCGAACTCATGAGCATGTACGGCCTTGAAGACAAGGACGTCAAAATTGAGCGTTTCGGCCGTTCGGAATTTGAGGAAGCGTTCAAGACCGACCGGATTGAAGGAACTCTCTGGACGACCACAACGCCCAACGCGCAGATTTCCGACCTTATCCGCTCCGACGTTGTGGGCCTGCTCAGCATGGAAAAAGAAAAACTCGATGCAATGCTGAAGCGCTACCCGCATTATATCGCGACGACCATTCCCGGCGGCACGTACGAAGGGATTTCCACCGACACGCTCACATTCGGCGCGGTGGGTTCGCTTTTGACGCACGACGGCATGCCTGACGAGGTTATTTACAAGATTACCAAAATGCTGCACGAAAACAGCGATTTTTTGAAAGAGCGCCTCGGCAGCTATTTTGCCGGGTTTAATCTGGAATTTGCGCTTTCCGGTATGGGCGAAACGCTTCTGCACCCCGGCGCCGCCAAGTACTACAAGGAAAAAGGCCTGATTAAGTAAGGCGTTCGTACGACAGTCTGTCATTCCGGCGCGGGGCGGATGCCCCGCGCCCGGAAGAGAACCATTTTATCAGGAGACAATGATGTCAGAGGCCTCCTCCCCCATGGCCCCACAGGCTGCTCCCGAAGCCGCGGCGTCTGCCGTTCCGCCGTCCGGCGAAGCGCCCAAAAAGAAAAAAGGCAAGCGCCGCGCGTTTTCCGGCAACCTGAAGCTTTTCATCACGGTCCTGACCGTGGCGCTCGCCTGTTTCCATCTGTATACGTCCTTTTTCGGCCTGCTGCCCGCCATGCAGCAGAGAAGCTTCCACCTGGCGTTTATTTTGCCGCTTATTTTCCTGCTGTATCCCGCTGGGAAAAATTCGCCGTACGAAAGGCCTTCCGTTCTTGACTGGCTGTTTGCCGTATCCGTTGCCGGGTGTTCGCTGTATGTCTGCTTTTTCTATGAAGACATAGCCAACCGCGCCGGCATGTTCGAGGAGTATGAAATCTACCTCGCGGCGCTGTTTGTGCTGCTGGTGTTCGAGGCGGCACGCCGGGTGCTGGGCTACATCCTGCCCGCGTTTTGCGCTTTTTTCCTTTTCTTCGCCTATTTCGGGCCGTCCATGCCCGGACCTTTCGTGCACGCGGGCCTCTCCATCCCCCGCATTCTCGAGGAACTGTACCTGACCACCGACGGTCTGTTCGGCCTGGTTACGGGCGTTTCCGCCACGTATATTTTTATGTTCATTCTGTTCGGCTCCTTCCTCAGCTCCACGGGGACGGCCAACTTCTTCAACGACTTTTCCATGGCCCTCACCGGCCATCTGAAAGGCGGCCCAGCCAAGATCGCGGTGCTTTCCAGCGCGCTCATGGGCACTATTTCCGGGTCCACCTCGGCCAACGTGGCCACCACCGGTTCCTTCACCATCCCGCTCATGAAAAAGGTCGGCTACCAGCCGCACTTTGCCGGGGCGGTGGAAGCCGCGGCCTCCACGGGCGGGCAGATCATGCCGCCGGTGCTCGGCTCCGCGGCCTTCATCATCGCGGACACCGTGGGCACCCCGTACATCAACGTGGTTGTCGCCTCGCTCGTCCCGGCGCTGCTGTATTTCTTCGGCATCTGGTGCAGCCTGTCCGTGGAGGCGAGCCGCGTGGGCCTGAAAGGCCTGCCCAAAGACATGCTGCCCAAGATCAAGCACGTCATCGTCAAGACCGGGTACAAGGCCATTCCGCTGTTCGCCATCGTGATCCTGCTCTGCATGGGGCGGAACCCGCTGTTCGCGGCCTGCGTGGGCATCGTGTGCTGCGTGGTGCTCTCCTTCGTGGACAAGGCCGACCGGCTGAGTTGGAAGTCTCTGATCGCGACGCTTGAGGACGGCTCCAAGTCCGCCCTGTCCGTGGCCATCGCCTGCACCATCGTGGGGGTGGTCATCGGCATGATGGGCGCCACGGGCATTGCGTTGCGTATCGGCGACGCGATTTTGAGCTACACCCAGGGGATGCTCATCCCGACCATGATCGTGACCATGATAATCTGCCTCTTGCTCGGCATGGGCATGCCGACCACGGCCTCCTACGTCATGGCGTCCGCCGTGGGCGTTCCGGCCATGATCCTGCTCGGCTGCAACCCGCTGGACGCGCATTTCTTCGTGTTCTTCTACGCGGTGCTTTCGTCCGTCACCCCGCCGGTGTGCGTCGGCGCGTACACGGCCGCCGGGATAGCCGGGGCCAACCCCAACCAAACGGCGTTTACCGCCGTGCGGCTGGCGCTTTCCGGGTTTATCATTCCCTTTGTGTTTATCCTGAACCCGGAACTCTTGCTGACCAACGTGACCAACTGGCCCATGTTCGTGGTGACGCTGGCCTCGGCCATGGTGGGCATAGCCACCTTGTCCGTGGGGCTTGAGGGTTTTCTTTTCGTCAACTTGCGGATCTACGAGCGCCTCGCGCTGCTGGGCGCCGCGCTCTGCATGATAAAACCCGGCATGTATACCGATGCCGTCGGCCTGGGGCTCCTGGCCGCCGTGTATTGCCTCGCCAAGATGCGCAAAAAACCGGAACTGAAACCGGCAACCGAATAACGGTCCTGTCCCATACAGCAAAACGCCTGCCGGGGTTCCGGCAGGCGTTTTTATTTGCGACATGGTTTTTTATTGCGCTGTCAGCGGCGGCTCATGGGCATCGTCGTGCCCTCTGAGGGATTGGTAGACGGGCGCCGCCGTCGCCCGGCCGGGGAAAATATCCCCCACGGAGGCTGTGAGCGCGATTTCCAGAACTTCGTCCGCGTTTTCAACAGGCTTGATGACAAGACTTTTGAGAATTTCCGCCGGGACTTCCTTAAGATCCCGCTCGTTATCCTTGGGGATAATCACGGTATGTATCATACCGCGGTGGGCGGCCAGGAGTTTTTCCCGGAGCCCCCCGATCGGCAGCACGCGGCCGCGCAGCGTAATCTCGCCGGTCATGGCCACGTCGCTCCGCACGGGAATGCCGAGCAGGGCGGAGACAAGGGACGTTACGAGCGTAACCCCGGCGGACGGGCCGTCTTTGGGCGTGGCGCCCTCGGGCACGTGGACGTGGATGTCGATGGTCTTGTAAAAATCCCGGCGCAGGCCGAAGGCGTCGGAGCGCGACCGCACGTAGGAGAGCGCCGCCTGGGCGGACTCCTTCATGACGTCGCCGAGCTTGCCCGTGGTGTTGACGTTGCCCTTGCCGGGCATCAGCGCGGTTTCCACCACCAGCAGTTCGCCGCCGACCTCGGTGTAGGCGAGCCCCGTGCAGACGCCGATCTGGGAGTCGTGCTCCTTCTCGCCGTGACGGTATTTTTTCACGCCGAGTAAACCGGGAAGGCTGCTGCGGGAAATGTGGGCGGTTTCGAATTTTTCCTTTTCATCCACAACGCGCATGGCGACTTTCCGGCACACGGTCGCGATTTCGCGTTCCAGGCTGCGCACGCCCGCCTCGCGGGTGTATGAGTGGATGATCTCCACCACCGCGTTTTCGGAAACCTGCATCTGCTCCGGAGTCAGGCCGTGCATTTCAATCTGCTTCGGGATCAGGAAGTTACGCGCGATATGGCGCTTTTCCGTTTCCAGGTAGCCGGGCAGCCGGATAATTTCCATACGGTCCTGCAAGGGCAGGGGGATGGCATGGAGCGAGTTGGCCGTGGTGATGAAAAAGATCTGCGAGAGATCGTAATCCAGGTCCAGGTAATGGTCGTTGAACGCGCAGTTCTGTTCGGGATCAAGCACTTCCAGCAGCGCCGCCGAGGGGTCGCCCCGGAAGTCCATGCTCATCTTGTCAATTTCATCAAGACAGAACAGGGGGTTATTGAATTTTACCCGTTTCAGTGACTGGATAATCTTGCCGGGTAGCGCCCCTACGTAGGTGCGCCGGTGCCCCCTGATTTCCGCTTCGTCGCGCACGCCGCCCAGAGACAGGCGCACGTATTCCCGGCCCGTCGCGCGGGCCACCGATTTGACGAGCGATGTTTTGCCGACGCCGGGAGGGCCGACAAGGCACAAAATGGGGCCTTTGAGCTTGTTGACCAGCTTCTGCACAGCCAGATACTCAAGGATGCGTTCTTTCGGTTTTTCAAGGCCGAAATGGTCGGCATCGAGGATTTCCCGGGCCGCCCCGATATCAATGGTCGTCTCTTTCAACGAATTCCAGGGCAGGTCGAGAATCCAGTCCACATAGTTGTGTACAACCGTGTATTCCGCGGAGGAGGGGGGCATCTGGCGGAGTTTTTTCACTTCGCGCAGGCCTTTTTCCCGTGCTTCTTCGGGCATGTCCTTTTCCGCGAACCGTTTTTCCAGTTCGGCCACTTCCTGCGTGGGGTCGTCTTCACGCCCCATTTCCTTGTGGATGGCCTTTATCTGCTCGTTGAGATAGTACTCGCGCTGGTTGCGCTCCATCTGGCTTTTGACGCGGCCTTTGATGCGCCGTTCCATGGAGGCGATGTCGATTTCCGCCTGGAGCAGTTCGTAGACCTTGGTCAACCGTTCCACGGGGTCAAGCGTTGCAAACACTTCCTGTTTTTTGCGGTAGTCGAGCTTCAAATGCCCCATCACGGCGTCGGCAAGGTGGCCGGGAGTGGCAACGGCGCCAAGGGCCTGGAGAATGTCCGGCGAAATTTTCTTATTGTTTTTGGCGTAATCGCGCAGGCTTTCCATGGCCGTGCGCATGAGCGCTTCCCCTTCCGGGGCCGCCGTGACCATCTCCGGGATGGGGGTAACGCGGACCTGGGAGAAATCTCCGCCGTCCTCCAGCACTTTCGAGCTGCCTTCCGGCCGGAGCCAGGTGGCTCTGTAAAGCCCCTCGAACAGCACTTTGATGGTGCCGTCCGGCAGGCGAAGGAGTTGCAGGATGCGGCAGACCGTGCCGATTTCAAACAGATCGCCGAAACCCGGCCGCTCCACGTTGGAATCCCGCTGCGGCACGAGCATTATCTGTTTGTCGAAGTCTGAAGACGCGCGCTCTATGGCGCGTATGGAAGCCTCCCGCCCCACGAAAAGCGGTGTGATGGACTTGGGAAACATCACCACTTCCCGGAGTGACATCAACGGGAGCATATGCCCCTTGTCGTTCGGCTCAATGTTCATACAAATCCCCTTGTCCCCTTACACTGTCCCCCGACGTTGTGCGCCGCGACGGGCGCGAAAGGCGTGATGATGATGCTCAGGCGGTTTCGCTCTGCGCGTCGGTGTCGTAAATGTAGAGCGGTTCCTTGCCTTTCTCTATCACGGCGGCATTGACAACGCACTCCCGCACGTTCTCACGCGAGGGGAGGGAATACATGATATCCATCATGGCGTGTTCCATGACGTTACGCAAGCCTCTGGCTCCAGTTTTACGCTTTATCGCCAGATGGGCAATAGCTTTGAGAGCGTCCTGCGTGAACCGCAAGGTTACGTCATCCAGAGAGAAAAGTTTCTGGTACTGTTTCACCAGAGCGTTCTTGGGTTCGGTCAGCACGCGGATAAGATCCTCTTCCGAGAGATCGTCGACATACGTGACCACCGGAACACGGCCGACAAATTCGGGGATAAGGCCGAATTTCACCAGATCGTTGGGGTGCACTTCGGAGAGGATGGCGCTGGTTTCCTTGGTTTCGGAAATTTTGGCGCCGAACCCGAGCGAGCGCCCGCGCAGCCGCTGTTCCACAATTTTATCAAGGCCGACGAAGGCGCCGCCGAGGATGAACAGGATATTGGAGGTATCCAGGCGGATGTATTCCTGCTGGGGGTGCTTCCGGCCGCCTTTGGGCGGGATATTCGCTTCCGTGCCTTCGATGATTTTCAAAAGGGCCTGCTGCACCCCTTCCCCCGAGACGTCACGGGTGATGGACGCGGAATCGCCCTTGCGGGAAATTTTATCGATTTCGTCAATATAAATGATGCCCTTACTGGCGGATTCAAGATCGTAATCCGCATTCTGCAGGAGCTGCACCAGGATATTTTCCACATCTTCGCCCACATACCCGGCTTCCGTCAGGGTGGTGGCGTCGGCGATGGCAAAGGGCACGTTCAGCGTGCGGGCAAGGGTTTTGGCAAGCAAGGTCTTGCCGCTGCCCGAAGGCCCGATAAGCAGGATGTTGCTTTTTTCCAGCTCCACGTCATTGCCGAGGGCTTCGCTGAAAAAGACGCGCTTGTAATGGTTATGCACGGCAACGGCCAGAGCTTTTTTGGCGTTGGACTGGCCGATGACGTATTCGTCAAGTTTCGCGGACAGCTCCTGGGGGGTGAGGAGTTTGCCCTCCTCACGCACTTCCTGTTTTATCTGGTCCGCAATGATTTCCGTGCACAGGGCTATGCACTCGTCACAAATGGAGACGTTGCCGGGCCCCGCGATGAGGCGGCGGACGGCATCTTCGCCTTTGTCACAGAAGGAGCAGCGTATCTCCTGGCCCTGTTTGGTATCTGTATCGCTCATAATGCTATCCTGCATGTGCGCGCGGGGTGGCCCGC of uncultured delta proteobacterium contains these proteins:
- a CDS encoding Predicted protein (fragment) — encoded protein: MRYFLPALLLVLGLGGCMMTTPPAEVKGTQVSESKYMSYDCPQLTDELQFLSRREEQLARAQDRRLNSSQLRAFITGFGRGDGVEATQLAEVRGEKEAVCKAMERKSCPQQLLSGPAEAGR
- a CDS encoding Transcriptional regulator, XRE family; translated protein: MNIPTNHQVITHQGVPVAVVVPYDEYAAAFAGSTAQEANEPTVPHEVAARVLKEQISPIRAWREYLGLTQAEVAARMEVSQSAFAQVEAPEAKPRMSTLKKVSAALELSIEQLKW
- a CDS encoding Plasmid stabilization system gives rise to the protein MNNIEWTTKALRQTRKLPAVEQGNIADAVETLRDWPNVEQVKALQGKPGYRLRVGRYRVLFTVHAGIPLVVRIEEVKKRDEHTY
- a CDS encoding hypothetical protein (Evidence 5 : No homology to any previously reported sequences) — its product is MRDYSKISPQFWYGRTGKEMRKLGASTQFIALYLLTNRHVNMLGLYNLPMLYIAADTGIAQEAGHLVNVVAMGSAAFRPDAVTWAPDCPFVACSNERQRKWAVRVASLPSHIIGQCGKEGRTGKVRYHLSCLRGCLFATAQCWESEFAPAP
- a CDS encoding conserved hypothetical protein (Evidence 4 : Homologs of previously reported genes of unknown function) encodes the protein MTTNCDCHCQCAAANRTIEIEVTESECPKMPKGSKMILDGPIINYERTTGPVCLTAVNAIYPWIIVTRFDVFTPDLDFDPAADCYHAVCPCGTVKYDIRKGKPC
- a CDS encoding membrane hypothetical protein (Evidence 5 : No homology to any previously reported sequences), whose protein sequence is MHHPQITLQKTVCLFGIIVFHALLPFTTQTPSSFWKLYADTQAAGGDYIATALSFALVPSFIFASGFLLEKTMQSGPAFSALLEKRIHRLLAPWFLVMLFWLVPLYTLFDIPAYNRPAGTSFGGTLLAGLQGRFTDHLWFLLVLFWASLFWMICRPLLERTPDPAFPAAFTKPGLAPWLEKAREKAESLKPAWANPEWFRLHWESPVVPARDLAGIGLAVVAAIVLRVAGKNLTWYCFNESAGPILFVYCGMLAYRHRDWLDTFLWKNFAKIFPLTAAAFLILLPAGHGHFLLSWLLGVLGALLTYQLSLLFVRIGFPAKKASGVYAFFEKNTFRFYLFHAPTVLLVFMGLDTLNVFSPWLCILLTVVLTLCITAGVVLCSHKLEQTQLPKIAAGMRPGN
- a CDS encoding conserved hypothetical protein (Evidence 4 : Homologs of previously reported genes of unknown function), whose translation is MDAHVFRRVGAILAQVLCKARLERIHEPVPGVTAFSLYVSGEKRCLLCRRHRSVPLLFITERSPLPNPAFPPAAVMRLRKYAEGRILGEARCNWVERQLAFALPHPEGESGCFWLLLDCKNGPAILESLPPDFSTPPPWPAPADIPALLRQNGEHDAPWEAFRVLTPLLRRTLALLSPEDAAALLVDLEAGDGDLFWYAPAAPSALSEDSMPPRHVCAWPLPPGAEESAGMAESATPAEAGTVLPLLEAMQLPLLLAGAKAQTQSPAIKQDKSALRRHKRLLATLETEKNRLAAMLLLGDEARLLQANLWRLQPDARLEAVTLPRDPAKPADPAAPKGETVTIRLNSLMSVTENMQAMFRKASKAARGLAMLDARLALLRDTPPPAAAARPLPEKASPKTGKKTVFSPSLIQEFVSSDGFALWRGRSAEGNRALLKLARPFDLWFHVEDGPSAHLLLRRDHAAQEVPERTLREAAALVGLKSWRKDDPKAPVMVALAKHVQPIKGAASGTVRVQERLQTLLVSLEASLEQSLRPDNNTARPKEGESCTTRK
- the dksA gene encoding RNA polymerase-binding transcription factor DksA, which encodes MDQKDLEYFRTLLNGQLEEALKQGDMTLEDMTDNTEIFADPADRATMESDRAFTLRIRDRERKLIKKIRGALTRLDNGTYGICEDCGEEIGVPRLKARPVTKLCINCKSKQEEDEQLRGD
- a CDS encoding hypothetical protein (Evidence 5 : No homology to any previously reported sequences), with product MPDNTSFWRNDESKSYAEMHIHYIYLILNIFCIMATCNAFHCFIIYETRCATRMIFFRIYGLR
- a CDS encoding TRAP transporter solute receptor, TAXI family translates to MRKIFITTVLMAAMLFAGSAFAAKTFIRISTSTVGGGFYLIGNTIAQLGQVKMADEMNFTAVTGGSIKNMMNLEKGECELGLTQSSTLALGIAGEAPFKAPLKKLRYVTSIYPMPAHILINKRSGIKSVADFKGKRIDYGSVGQGIETNVRELMSMYGLEDKDVKIERFGRSEFEEAFKTDRIEGTLWTTTTPNAQISDLIRSDVVGLLSMEKEKLDAMLKRYPHYIATTIPGGTYEGISTDTLTFGAVGSLLTHDGMPDEVIYKITKMLHENSDFLKERLGSYFAGFNLEFALSGMGETLLHPGAAKYYKEKGLIK